In a genomic window of Chrysemys picta bellii isolate R12L10 chromosome 1, ASM1138683v2, whole genome shotgun sequence:
- the LOC135972941 gene encoding uncharacterized protein LOC135972941 gives MQSSPAVMAVQSVNRKRAPAWTDREVLDLIAVWGDESVLSELRSKRRNAKIYEKISKDMAERGYSRDATQCRVKIKELRQGYQKTKEANGRSGSHPQTSRFYEALHSILGAAATTTPPVTVDSEDGILSTAGSSDMLGDGEDEEGDEEGEAVGSSHNADFPDSQDLFITLTEIPYEASPAVTPDTESGEGSATPSATVSQPSLESHSQRLARIRRRKKRTREDMFSELMACSQAQASQQTQWRENLTRMHQANMDREERWRQEDQQATQTLLGLLREQTDTLRRLVDVLQERRQEDRAPLQSISNRPPPPPSPIPTSPKVQRRRGGRVPAKSHSTPAESSSSRRLSFPKI, from the exons atgcagagctctccagcagtgatggccgtgcagtctgtgaatagaaagagagccccagcatggactgatcgtgaagtcttggatctcatcgctgtgtggggcgatgagtccgtgctttccgagctgcgatccaaaagaaggaatgcaaagatctacgagaagatctctaaagacatggcagagagaggatacagccgggatgcaacgcagtgccgcgtgaaaatcaaggagctgagacaaggctaccagaagaccaaagaggcaaacggacgctccggatcccatccccagacatcccgtttctacgaggcactgcattccatcctcggtgcggccgccaccactaccccaccagtgaccgtggactctgaggatgggatactgtccacggccggttcctcggacatgttaggggacggggaagatgaggaaggagatgaggagggcgaggcagtcggcagctctcacaacgctgatttccccgacagccaggatctcttcatcacccttacagagatcccctacgaagcgtccccagccgttaccccggacacagaatctggtgaaggatcagcca ccccgtctgcgactgtctcacaacctagcctggaatcacactcccagaggctagcgcggattaggcgtaggaagaagaggacacgggaggacatgttctctgagcttatggcctgttcccaagcccaggcatcacagcagacccagtggcgggagaacttgacccgaatgcaccaagccaacatggatcgggaggagaggtggcggcaggaagaccagcaggcgactcaaacgctgcttggactactgagggagcaaacggacacgctccggcgccttgtggatgttctgcaggaacggaggcaggaggacagagccccgctgcagtccatctctaaccgccctcccccgccaccaagtcccatacccacctcacccaaagtgcaaagaaggagaggcggcagagtccctgctaagtctcactccacccctgcagagagctctagtagcagaaggctctcatttcccaaaatttga